One genomic window of Carassius auratus strain Wakin chromosome 14, ASM336829v1, whole genome shotgun sequence includes the following:
- the LOC113113793 gene encoding sodium-dependent phosphate transport protein 2A-like → MSSRPIRITSAEQTITFSVGGHDPRKSSTVLDLVSGCHDQTSYTDADRPSSKPWDAGQLPKVHLPTKTSEDRRGEMSSRFISLLRIPLLLLLLYGFVCSLDILSSAFQLAGGKVAGDIFQDNVILSNPVAGLMVGILVTVLVQSSSTSTSIIVSLVSSGLLEVKSAVPIIMGSNIGTSVTNTIVALMQAGERNEFKRAFAGATIHDCFNWLSVLVLLPVEVASGLVSYLAKVTVGSFQLHSGQEAPELLKTITEPFTRLIIQLDKSVITGIALGDESMRNHSLVKVWCKSSSFVSSVNVTAAAAQNCSTELHCGKDSDLTWITQNISSQINTEKCRHLFVDSGLSDLAVGLILLASSLMVLCTCLLLIVKVLNSVLKGQVAKVIEGVINTDFPYPLGWLSGYLAMLMGAGMTFIIQSSSVFTSAMTPLIGIGVISLNRAYPLTLGSNIGTTTTAILAALASPREKLPAACQIALCHFYFNIFGILLWYPVPFTRLPIRMASALGERTAKYRWFAVLYLLVCFLLLPCLVFGISLAGWQAMVGMGAPFAALTIFVLLVNLMQSHSPTHLPKTLRSWDFLPQWMHSLKPLDKLITKTTALCCSPARLNDPDVVVVTPDTTNIKPESKKQSQQWYDNPALSLPEEISSEPRVFRLKGLERCNSTPL, encoded by the exons ATGTCATCACGACCAATCAGAATCACCTCTGCAGAGCAAACTATCACCTTCAGTG TTGGGGGTCATGACCCCAGAAAATCCAGCACAGTTCTGGACCTGGTGAGCGGCTGCCATGACCAGACCTCCTATACCGATGCTGACCGTCCTTCATCCAAACCCTGGGATGCAGGACAACTTCCCAAAGTCCATT TGCCCACAAAGACCAGCGAGGACAGACGTGGAGAAATGTCTTCACGGTTCATTAGCTTACTGAGGATTCCTCTCCTCTTGCTCTTGCTCTATGGGTTTGTGTGCTCACTGGACATCCTAAGCTCTGCTTTCCAACTGGCTGGAG GTAAAGTGGCTGGAGACATTTTCCAGGACAATGTCATCCTGTCCAACCCTGTAGCAGGACTCATGGTGGGGATTCTGGTCACGGTTCTGGTCCAGAGCTCCAGTACTTCCACATCCATTATAGTCAGCTTGGTCTCATCTGGAT tgcttGAAGTGAAATCTGCTGTCCCCATCATCATGGGCTCCAACATCGGCACGTCTGTCACCAACACCATCGTCGCCCTGATGCAAGCAGGAGAGAGGAATGAGTTTAAACG GGCGTTTGCTGGGGCGACGATCCATGACTGTTTTAACTGGCTGTCGGTGCTGGTTTTGCTGCCGGTGGAGGTGGCGTCTGGTCTGGTGAGTTACCTGGCCAAAGTCACTGTCGGCAGCTTTCAGCTGCACAGCGGACAAGAAGCACCCGAACTACTGAAGACGATCACTGAGCCCTTCACCAGACTCAtcatacag CTGGATAAATCAGTGATAACGGGCATCGCTCTGGGCGACGAGTCCATGAGGAATCACAGCCTCGTGAAAGTCTGGTGCAAGTCCAGCAGCTTTGTG TCCTCAGTGAACGTGACAGCAGCTGCCGCCCAGAACTGCTCCACTGAACTGCATTGTGGGAAGGATAGTGATCTCACCTGGATCACACAGAACATCAGCTCACAGATCAACACAGAGAAAT GCCGGCATCTGTTTGTGGACTCGGGTTTGTCAGACCTGGCGGTGGGGCTCATTCTGTTAGCCAGCTCTCTGATGGTGCTGTGCACCTGCCTGCTGCTCATCGTCAAAGTGCTGAACTCTGTCCTCAAAGGTCAAGTTGCAAAGGTCATCGAAGGGGTCATCAACACGG ATTTCCCGTACCCTCTCGGCTGGCTGTCGGGATATCTGGCCATGCTGATGGGAGCAGGAATGACCTTTATCATCCAGAGCAGCTCTGTTTTCACCTCGGCTATGACTCCACTCATAG GGATTGGCGTGATCAGTCTCAATAGAGCGTATCCTTTGACCTTGGGCTCCAACATTGGCACTACCACCACGGCCATCCTCGCAGCTCTCGCCAGCCCCAGAGAGAAGCTTCCTGCTGCATGCCAG ATTGCCTTGTGCCATTTTTACTTCAATATTTTTGGGATTTTACTGTGGTACCCGGTCCCGTTCACGCGTCTGCCCATCCGTATGGCGTCTGCGCTGGGTGAACGCACTGCCAAGTACCGCTGGTTTGCTGTGCTTTACCTTCTGGTGTGTTTTCTGCTGCTGCCTTGCCTCGTGTTCGGCATCTCTCTGGCCGGATGGCAGGCCATGGTCGGCATGGGTGCGCCGTTCGCTGCACTTACCATCTTCGTCCTCCTGGTCAACCTGATGCAGTCCCACAGCCCCACGCACCTCCCGAAGACCCTGCGCAGCTGGGACTTTCTCCCGCAGTGGATGCACTCTCTCAAACCGCTCGACAAGCTCATTACCAAAACAACGGCGCTGTGCTGCAGCCCGGCTCGACTTAATGACCCAGATGTGGTTGTAGTGACTCCAGACACAACAAACATCAAGCCAGAGTCAAAGAAACAAAGCCAACAGTGGTATGACAACCCTGCCCTGTCCTTACCTGAGGAGATTTCCTCAGAGCCAAGAGTGTTTAGACTTAAAGGGCTAGAAAGATGCAACAGCACGCCATTGTAG